A genomic segment from Treponema sp. Marseille-Q3903 encodes:
- a CDS encoding ABC transporter ATP-binding protein, with translation MARNKFDADEEIEQKFNPHIVMRLMKWIKPYTKWMVLSCIIMLVSSAISLTSPYLTRMAIDKAIPNKDYKMLAIISAILLASTLLVRILLAKKLKIMTRVAQRIIVNIRKDVFIKLQSLPFSYFDSRPHGKILIRVVNYVNSLSELLSNGIIQLISDLFTLIVIIGFMVAIDVKLTLVAMAVLPVLFIILFSMKKKQHEAWKQESYKRSNLTAYLSESLNGMKITQSFAREDVNQSIFDALCRKCKKVWIHAVNINNIIWPCVDILSTLGVTLVYIAGINWVGETVTIGTLVAFAGYIWRFWQPIQNLGNFYNSMVTTGAYIERIFELLDEKDDITDKPDAVELPPIRGHVCFDHVNFSYEPENPVLKDIDFTITPGMTVAIVGPTGAGKTTIVNLLSRFYNPDDGKILIDELDIQDLQIKSIRKQVGVMLQDSFLFSGTIMENIRYGCLDATDEQVINAAKSVQAHEFISAFPDGYNTKLSANGGGLSQGQKQLISFARVLLSDPRILILDEATSSVDTHTEKALQKGLGQLLKGRTSFIIAHRLSTIRNADIIFYVDHGEIVERGNHHQLVELGGNYAKMVNF, from the coding sequence ATGGCTCGCAACAAATTTGACGCGGATGAAGAAATAGAACAGAAATTTAATCCTCACATTGTTATGAGGCTTATGAAATGGATTAAACCTTACACAAAATGGATGGTTTTATCTTGCATAATTATGCTTGTTTCATCAGCTATATCTCTTACAAGTCCGTACTTGACGCGTATGGCGATAGATAAAGCTATTCCAAACAAAGATTACAAGATGCTTGCTATAATCTCGGCGATTTTGCTTGCGTCAACTCTGCTCGTAAGAATTTTGCTTGCGAAAAAACTTAAAATCATGACGCGCGTTGCCCAGAGAATTATTGTTAATATTCGAAAAGATGTTTTTATAAAACTTCAGTCGCTTCCGTTCAGTTATTTTGACAGCAGGCCGCATGGAAAAATCTTGATACGCGTTGTAAATTATGTCAACTCGCTTTCTGAACTGCTTTCTAACGGAATTATACAGCTTATAAGCGATCTGTTTACTCTCATTGTAATAATTGGGTTTATGGTTGCAATCGATGTGAAACTGACTCTGGTCGCTATGGCTGTTCTCCCTGTTTTGTTTATCATTCTTTTTTCAATGAAAAAAAAGCAGCACGAAGCATGGAAACAGGAAAGTTACAAACGTTCTAATTTGACAGCTTATCTTTCTGAAAGTTTGAACGGAATGAAAATTACACAATCTTTTGCGCGCGAAGACGTGAATCAGAGTATTTTTGACGCTCTTTGCCGCAAATGTAAAAAAGTTTGGATTCATGCAGTGAACATAAACAACATCATCTGGCCTTGTGTAGATATTCTTTCGACTCTGGGGGTAACTCTTGTCTACATAGCAGGGATCAACTGGGTAGGAGAGACTGTCACTATTGGAACTCTTGTAGCGTTCGCAGGATATATATGGCGTTTCTGGCAGCCTATTCAAAACCTTGGAAACTTTTATAATTCAATGGTGACGACAGGAGCATACATTGAGCGCATTTTTGAGCTCCTCGATGAAAAAGATGATATCACAGACAAGCCTGACGCTGTCGAGCTTCCTCCAATCCGAGGTCATGTTTGCTTTGACCACGTGAATTTCAGCTATGAGCCGGAAAATCCTGTTTTGAAAGATATTGATTTTACTATAACTCCAGGCATGACTGTAGCCATTGTAGGTCCAACAGGAGCTGGAAAAACTACAATCGTAAACCTTTTGAGCCGCTTTTATAATCCTGATGATGGAAAAATTTTAATCGACGAGCTTGATATTCAAGATTTGCAGATTAAGTCTATAAGAAAACAAGTCGGTGTAATGCTTCAAGATTCTTTTCTTTTTAGCGGAACAATTATGGAAAATATTCGCTATGGTTGCCTTGACGCAACTGATGAACAAGTTATAAATGCCGCAAAGAGCGTCCAAGCGCATGAATTTATTTCCGCATTTCCAGATGGTTACAACACAAAACTTAGCGCGAACGGAGGAGGGCTTAGCCAGGGGCAAAAGCAGCTTATCAGTTTTGCGCGCGTATTGCTAAGTGACCCACGCATCCTTATTCTTGACGAAGCTACATCTTCCGTAGACACTCACACAGAAAAAGCGCTGCAAAAAGGGCTTGGACAACTTTTAAAAGGCCGTACAAGCTTTATCATTGCGCATCGTCTCTCCACAATCCGCAATGCAGACATTATCTTTTATGTTGACCACGGTGAGATTGTTGAGAGAGGAAACCATCATCAGCTTGTTGAGTTGGGTGGAAACTACGCCAAAATGGTCAATTTTTAG